One genomic window of Streptomyces sp. NBC_01276 includes the following:
- a CDS encoding ABATE domain-containing protein, giving the protein MWFDSGRVCLDLLATSTPHGDAEGIGDTDELRLWLVGAGLVPDRTPLARLGPDWVAAFRGLRADVGTLVRAALAGAGPEEDALARINTAAAGPPPGLCAVRDREGHLVRELCGGVECAGLLAAVARDAVELLTDPGDLALLRACEGDGCARVYLDTSRGHRRRWCSSELCGNRERVARHRRRVRTAVGAGEG; this is encoded by the coding sequence ATGTGGTTCGACTCCGGGCGGGTCTGTCTTGACCTGCTGGCCACCTCCACGCCCCACGGGGACGCGGAGGGCATCGGTGACACCGACGAGCTGAGGCTGTGGCTGGTCGGCGCCGGACTGGTGCCCGACCGGACCCCGCTCGCCCGGCTGGGGCCCGACTGGGTGGCGGCCTTCCGCGGGCTGCGCGCCGACGTGGGCACCCTCGTACGGGCCGCCCTGGCCGGGGCCGGCCCCGAGGAGGACGCCCTCGCCCGGATCAACACGGCGGCCGCCGGCCCGCCCCCGGGCCTGTGTGCCGTACGGGACCGGGAGGGGCACCTGGTACGGGAGTTGTGCGGCGGGGTCGAGTGCGCGGGGCTCCTGGCGGCGGTGGCCCGGGACGCGGTGGAACTCCTCACCGACCCCGGCGACCTGGCCCTGCTGCGCGCCTGCGAGGGCGACGGCTGCGCCCGCGTCTACCTCGACACCTCCCGGGGCCACCGCCGCCGCTGGTGCTCCAGCGAACTGTGCGGCAACCGCGAACGCGTGGCCCGCCACCGGAGGCGGGTGCGGACGGCGGTGGGCGCGGGGGAGGGGTAG
- a CDS encoding UvrD-helicase domain-containing protein yields the protein MAAQNAAVDSTADSVRDREIAAEQTHLDQVYRRLEEKIHEAEFLMNDAAKRGQVGTPGALAERDAQVFRAGIHLNRLNNEFEDFLFGRIDLVLGKDGERGPDGAYTSVEPADDAIRPDLTAEIAETLHIGRIGVLDTDYAPLVIDWRAPAAAPFYRSTPKDPGRVVRRRVIRSKGRKVLGVEDDLMRPELTATLDGKELPAIGDGALMAALGRARTHSMRDIVSSIQAEQDLVIRAPAASVAEVAGGPGTGKTAVALHRAAYLLYQDRRRYSGGILIVSPTPLLVAYTEGVLPSLGEEGQVAIRALGSLVDGAEATTYDDPPVARIKGSSRMLKVLRKAVRGALELGNAPERLRVVAFGRRQELEAPELDRIRQTVLSGTAPVNLLRPRARKLLLDALYAKSGQSGRHSDPELAAELRSAFDEDISTEDDFIGFLNAWWPELTPRKVLAAMADERRLGRWSRRDLNPRETRQLARSLRRVGPDGKGPLSVHDVALLDELHQLLGAPARPKRRREMDPLDQLSGLEELMPTREETQWERAERIAAERTEYAHVIVDEAQDLTPMQWRMVGRRGRSGTWTVVGDPAQSSWTDPDEAAAARDEALGRRPRRRFTLTVNYRNPAEVAEVASRVLKLAAPGMEPPTAVRSTGLEPRFAAAGDDLGAAVREETQRLLEQVDGTVGVVVAMDRRAEAAGWLADLGGRAVALGSLEAKGLEYDATVVVSPAEIAEESPAGLRVLYVALTRATQQLTVVSAAGDRPGEEGVPELLRP from the coding sequence GTGGCCGCGCAGAATGCCGCTGTCGACAGCACGGCGGATTCCGTCCGCGATCGGGAGATCGCGGCCGAGCAGACGCATCTCGATCAGGTGTACCGACGCCTTGAGGAGAAGATCCACGAGGCCGAGTTCCTGATGAACGACGCCGCCAAGCGGGGGCAGGTCGGCACGCCCGGCGCCCTCGCCGAGCGCGACGCGCAGGTCTTCCGCGCCGGGATCCACCTCAACCGGCTGAACAACGAGTTCGAGGACTTCCTCTTCGGGCGGATCGACCTCGTGCTGGGGAAGGACGGTGAGCGCGGTCCCGACGGCGCGTACACCTCCGTCGAGCCCGCCGACGACGCGATCCGCCCCGACCTCACCGCCGAGATCGCCGAGACCCTGCACATCGGGCGGATCGGCGTGCTCGACACCGACTACGCGCCGCTCGTCATCGACTGGCGCGCCCCGGCGGCCGCGCCGTTCTACCGCTCCACCCCCAAGGACCCCGGCCGCGTCGTGCGCCGCCGCGTGATCCGCTCCAAGGGCCGCAAGGTGCTCGGCGTCGAGGACGATCTGATGCGACCCGAGCTCACCGCCACCCTGGACGGCAAGGAGCTGCCCGCCATCGGCGACGGCGCCCTGATGGCCGCGCTCGGGCGGGCCCGTACGCACTCCATGCGGGACATCGTCTCCTCCATCCAGGCCGAGCAGGACCTGGTGATCCGCGCTCCCGCCGCCTCCGTCGCGGAGGTCGCCGGCGGGCCCGGCACCGGGAAGACGGCCGTCGCCCTGCACCGGGCCGCGTACCTGCTCTACCAGGACCGGCGGCGCTACTCCGGCGGCATCCTGATCGTCTCCCCGACGCCGCTGCTCGTCGCCTACACCGAGGGCGTCCTGCCCTCCCTCGGCGAGGAGGGCCAGGTCGCCATCCGCGCGCTGGGCTCCCTCGTCGACGGGGCCGAGGCGACGACGTACGACGACCCGCCGGTGGCGCGGATCAAGGGCTCCTCCCGGATGCTCAAGGTGCTCCGCAAGGCCGTGCGCGGCGCGCTGGAGCTCGGGAACGCTCCCGAGCGGCTGCGCGTCGTGGCCTTCGGGCGGCGCCAGGAGCTGGAGGCTCCCGAGCTCGACCGGATCCGCCAGACCGTGCTCAGCGGCACCGCCCCGGTGAACCTGCTGCGCCCGCGCGCCCGCAAGCTGCTGCTCGACGCCCTCTACGCGAAGTCCGGCCAGTCGGGCCGGCACAGCGACCCGGAGCTGGCCGCCGAGCTGCGTTCCGCGTTCGACGAGGACATCTCCACCGAGGACGACTTCATCGGGTTCCTGAACGCCTGGTGGCCGGAGCTGACCCCGCGCAAGGTGCTGGCCGCGATGGCCGACGAGCGGCGCCTGGGCCGCTGGTCGCGCCGGGACCTGAACCCCCGCGAGACCCGCCAGCTGGCCCGTTCCCTGCGCCGGGTCGGCCCGGACGGCAAGGGGCCCCTGTCGGTGCACGACGTGGCCCTGCTGGACGAGCTGCACCAGCTGCTCGGCGCGCCCGCGCGGCCCAAGCGCAGGCGGGAGATGGATCCGCTCGACCAGCTCAGCGGGCTGGAGGAGCTGATGCCGACCCGCGAGGAGACGCAGTGGGAGCGGGCCGAGCGGATCGCGGCCGAGCGCACCGAGTACGCGCACGTGATCGTGGACGAGGCCCAGGACCTGACGCCGATGCAGTGGCGGATGGTGGGCCGGCGCGGCCGGTCGGGCACCTGGACGGTGGTCGGCGACCCGGCGCAGTCCTCGTGGACGGACCCCGACGAGGCGGCCGCCGCCCGTGACGAGGCCCTGGGGCGCCGCCCGCGCAGGCGGTTCACCCTGACCGTGAACTACCGCAACCCGGCCGAGGTGGCCGAGGTGGCCTCCCGGGTGCTGAAGCTGGCGGCGCCCGGGATGGAGCCGCCGACCGCGGTGCGCTCCACCGGCCTGGAGCCCCGTTTCGCGGCGGCCGGGGACGATCTGGGCGCGGCGGTCCGCGAGGAGACGCAGCGGCTGCTGGAGCAGGTGGACGGCACGGTCGGCGTGGTCGTGGCCATGGACCGGCGCGCGGAGGCCGCGGGCTGGCTCGCGGACCTCGGCGGGCGGGCGGTGGCGCTGGGCAGCCTGGAGGCCAAGGGCCTGGAGTACGACGCCACGGTGGTCGTCTCCCCGGCGGAGATCGCCGAGGAGTCCCCGGCGGGCCTGCGGGTGCTCTACGTGGCCCTGACGCGTGCGACGCAGCAGCTGACGGTGGTCTCGGCGGCGGGCGACCGGCCGGGCGAGGAGGGCGTACCGGAGCTGCTGCGCCCCTGA
- a CDS encoding NAD-dependent malic enzyme: MATAPSVSYSMTVRLEVPASGTAVSQLTTAVESSGGSVTGLDVTASGHAKLRIDVTIAATSTAHADEIVEKLRGIEGVSLGKVSDRTFLMHLGGKIEMSSKHPIRNRDDLSMIYTPGVARVCMAIAENPEDARRLTIKRNSVAVVTDGSAVLGLGNIGPMAALPVMEGKAALFKRFAGIDAWPICLDTQDADEIVAIVKAIAPGFAGINLEDISAPRCFEIEARLREALDIPVFHDDQHGTAIVVLAALTNALRVVGKAVGDVKVVMSGAGAAGTAILKLLLAAGVKNAVSADIHGVVHADRPDLVDAAPDSPLRWIADNTNPEGYTGTLKEAVVGADVFIGVSAPNVLSGEDVAAMAEGAIVFALANPDPEVDPAVARQTAAVVATGRSDFPNQINNVLVFPGVFRGLLDAQSRTVNTDMMLAAASALADVVGEDELNANYIIPSVFNDKVAGAVAGAVRKAASAPVTAPTSV, translated from the coding sequence ATGGCAACGGCGCCCAGCGTCTCGTATTCGATGACGGTCCGCCTGGAAGTGCCCGCGAGCGGAACCGCGGTCTCCCAGCTCACCACCGCCGTGGAGTCTTCGGGGGGCTCGGTCACCGGCCTCGACGTGACCGCGTCCGGCCACGCGAAGCTCCGTATCGACGTCACCATCGCCGCCACCTCCACCGCGCACGCCGACGAGATCGTCGAGAAGCTGCGCGGCATCGAGGGCGTCAGCCTCGGCAAGGTCTCGGACCGGACCTTCCTGATGCACCTCGGCGGCAAGATCGAAATGTCGTCCAAGCACCCCATCCGCAACCGCGACGACCTCTCGATGATCTACACCCCGGGCGTCGCCCGCGTGTGCATGGCCATCGCCGAGAACCCGGAGGACGCGCGCCGCCTCACCATCAAGCGCAACTCCGTCGCAGTCGTGACCGACGGCTCCGCGGTGCTGGGCCTGGGCAACATCGGCCCGATGGCCGCGCTGCCCGTCATGGAGGGCAAGGCGGCCCTCTTCAAGCGCTTCGCCGGCATCGACGCGTGGCCCATCTGCCTCGACACGCAGGACGCCGACGAGATCGTCGCGATCGTCAAGGCCATCGCCCCGGGCTTCGCCGGCATCAACCTGGAGGACATCTCCGCGCCGCGCTGCTTCGAGATCGAGGCCCGCCTGCGCGAGGCCCTCGACATCCCCGTCTTCCACGACGACCAGCACGGCACCGCCATCGTCGTCCTCGCCGCCCTGACCAACGCGCTTCGCGTGGTGGGCAAGGCAGTTGGCGACGTCAAGGTGGTCATGTCGGGCGCCGGCGCGGCCGGTACCGCCATCCTCAAGCTGCTCCTCGCGGCCGGCGTCAAGAACGCGGTCAGCGCCGACATCCACGGCGTCGTGCACGCGGACCGCCCCGACCTCGTCGACGCGGCCCCCGACTCCCCGCTGCGTTGGATCGCCGACAACACCAACCCCGAGGGATACACCGGCACTCTGAAGGAGGCCGTGGTCGGCGCCGACGTCTTCATCGGCGTCTCCGCCCCGAACGTGCTGTCCGGCGAGGACGTCGCCGCCATGGCCGAAGGCGCCATCGTGTTCGCGCTCGCGAACCCGGACCCGGAGGTCGACCCGGCCGTCGCCCGTCAGACCGCCGCCGTGGTGGCCACCGGCCGTTCGGACTTCCCGAACCAGATCAACAACGTGCTGGTCTTCCCGGGCGTCTTCCGCGGTCTCCTCGACGCCCAGTCGAGGACCGTGAACACCGACATGATGCTGGCCGCGGCGAGCGCCCTGGCCGACGTCGTCGGCGAGGACGAGCTGAACGCCAACTACATCATCCCGTCCGTCTTCAACGACAAGGTCGCGGGCGCGGTCGCCGGCGCGGTCCGCAAGGCCGCCTCCGCTCCTGTGACGGCGCCCACGTCCGTCTGA
- a CDS encoding HU family DNA-binding protein yields MNRSELVAALSERAEVTRKDADAVLAALAETVGEIVAKGDEKVTIPGFLTFERTHRAARTARNPQTGDPIQIPAGYSVKVSAGSKLKEAAKGK; encoded by the coding sequence ATGAACCGCAGTGAGCTGGTGGCCGCTCTGTCCGAGCGCGCCGAGGTGACCCGCAAGGACGCCGACGCCGTTCTGGCCGCGCTCGCCGAGACCGTCGGCGAGATCGTCGCCAAGGGCGACGAGAAGGTCACCATCCCCGGCTTCCTGACCTTCGAGCGCACCCACCGTGCCGCTCGCACCGCGCGCAACCCGCAGACCGGCGACCCCATCCAGATCCCGGCCGGCTACAGCGTGAAGGTCTCCGCGGGCTCCAAGCTCAAGGAAGCCGCCAAGGGCAAGTAG
- the murA gene encoding UDP-N-acetylglucosamine 1-carboxyvinyltransferase translates to MTGNDVLLVHGGTPLEGEIRVRGAKNLVPKAMVAALLGSEPSRLRNVPDIRDVRVVRGLLQLHGVTVRPGEEPGELILDPTHVESANVADIDAHAGSSRIPILFCGPLLHRLGHAFIPGLGGCDIGGRPIDFHFDVLRQFGATIEKREGGQYLEAPQRLRGCKIRLPYPSVGSTEQVLLTAVLAEGVTELSNAAVEPEIEDLICVLQKMGAIISVDTDRTIRITGVDRLSGYNHKALPDRLEAASWASAALATGGNIYVRGAQQRSMMTFLNTFRRVGGAFEIDDEGIRFWHPGGPLKAIALETDVHPGFQTDWQQPLVVALTQASGLSIVHETVYESRLGFTSALNQMGAHIQLYRECLGGSACRFGQRNFLHSAVVSGPTKLQGADLVIPDLRGGFSYLIAALAAEGTSRVHGIDLINRGYENFMEKLVELGAKVELPNGDLV, encoded by the coding sequence ATGACCGGCAACGATGTCCTGCTTGTCCACGGCGGAACCCCGCTCGAGGGCGAGATCCGTGTCCGCGGCGCGAAGAACCTCGTGCCGAAGGCCATGGTCGCCGCCCTGCTCGGCAGCGAGCCGAGCCGGCTGCGCAATGTTCCCGACATCCGTGACGTGCGGGTCGTGCGCGGGCTGCTCCAGCTGCACGGCGTGACCGTGCGGCCCGGCGAGGAGCCGGGCGAGCTGATCCTCGACCCGACCCACGTCGAGAGCGCCAACGTCGCCGACATCGACGCGCACGCGGGATCCTCCCGGATCCCGATCCTCTTCTGCGGCCCGCTGCTGCACCGCCTCGGCCACGCCTTCATCCCGGGCCTCGGCGGCTGCGACATCGGCGGCCGGCCGATCGACTTCCACTTCGACGTGCTCCGCCAGTTCGGCGCGACCATCGAGAAGCGCGAGGGCGGCCAGTACCTGGAGGCCCCGCAGCGCCTGCGCGGCTGCAAGATCCGCCTCCCCTACCCGTCGGTCGGCTCGACCGAGCAGGTCCTGCTGACGGCCGTCCTGGCCGAGGGCGTGACCGAGCTCAGCAACGCCGCCGTCGAGCCGGAGATCGAAGACCTCATCTGCGTCCTGCAGAAGATGGGCGCGATCATCTCCGTCGACACCGACCGCACCATCCGCATCACCGGCGTGGACCGCCTGAGCGGCTACAACCACAAGGCGCTCCCGGACCGCCTGGAGGCCGCCTCCTGGGCGTCCGCGGCCCTGGCGACCGGCGGCAACATCTACGTCCGCGGGGCGCAGCAGCGCTCGATGATGACCTTCCTGAACACGTTCCGCCGGGTCGGCGGCGCGTTCGAGATCGACGACGAGGGCATCCGCTTCTGGCACCCGGGCGGCCCGCTGAAGGCCATCGCGCTGGAGACGGACGTGCACCCCGGCTTCCAGACCGACTGGCAGCAGCCGCTGGTCGTCGCCCTGACGCAGGCGTCGGGCCTGTCGATCGTCCACGAGACGGTCTACGAGTCCCGGCTCGGCTTCACCTCGGCGCTCAACCAGATGGGTGCTCACATCCAGCTGTACCGCGAGTGCCTGGGCGGCAGCGCGTGCCGGTTCGGCCAGCGCAACTTCCTGCACTCGGCCGTCGTCTCCGGCCCGACCAAGCTCCAGGGCGCAGACCTGGTCATCCCCGACCTGCGCGGCGGGTTCTCGTACCTGATCGCGGCGCTGGCGGCCGAGGGCACCTCGCGCGTGCACGGCATCGACCTGATCAACCGCGGCTACGAGAACTTCATGGAGAAGCTCGTCGAGCTCGGCGCCAAGGTCGAGCTGCCGAACGGCGACCTCGTCTGA
- a CDS encoding YqgE/AlgH family protein, whose translation MTEVSSLTGRLLVATPALADPNFDRAVVLLLDHDEQGSLGVVLNRPTPVDVRDILLPWAPLAGDPGVVFQGGPVALDSALGVAVIPGEEGPLGWRRVHGAIGLVDLEAPPELLAAALGGLRIFAGYSGWGPGQLEAELGDGAWYVVDSEPGDVSFPDPERLWRAVLRRQRSELAMVATYLDDPSLN comes from the coding sequence ATGACCGAGGTGTCCTCCCTCACAGGGCGGCTGCTCGTGGCCACCCCCGCCCTCGCGGACCCGAATTTCGACCGCGCGGTCGTGCTGCTGCTCGACCACGACGAGCAGGGCTCCCTCGGCGTGGTCCTCAACCGGCCGACCCCGGTGGACGTCCGCGACATCCTGCTGCCGTGGGCGCCGCTGGCCGGCGACCCGGGCGTGGTCTTCCAGGGCGGCCCCGTCGCGCTGGACTCCGCGTTGGGGGTCGCCGTGATCCCGGGCGAGGAAGGGCCGCTGGGCTGGCGCCGCGTGCACGGCGCGATCGGCCTCGTGGACCTGGAGGCCCCGCCCGAGCTCCTCGCCGCCGCCCTCGGCGGCCTGCGCATCTTCGCCGGCTACTCCGGATGGGGCCCCGGCCAGCTGGAGGCCGAGCTGGGCGACGGCGCCTGGTACGTGGTCGATTCCGAGCCCGGGGACGTCTCCTTCCCCGACCCCGAACGGCTGTGGCGGGCGGTGCTGCGCCGCCAGCGCAGCGAGCTCGCGATGGTCGCCACCTATCTGGACGACCCGTCGCTGAACTGA
- a CDS encoding DUF3039 domain-containing protein — MSTLEPERGTGTGTLVEPTPQVSHGDGDHERFAHYVQKDKIMASALDGTPVVALCGKVWVPGRDPKKYPVCPMCKEIYESMGSGGDKDKGGKDK, encoded by the coding sequence ATGAGCACTCTTGAGCCCGAGCGCGGGACTGGTACGGGGACCCTCGTAGAGCCGACGCCGCAGGTGTCCCACGGCGACGGCGACCACGAGCGCTTCGCCCACTACGTCCAGAAGGACAAGATCATGGCGAGCGCGCTCGACGGCACCCCCGTCGTCGCGCTCTGCGGCAAGGTCTGGGTGCCGGGCCGCGACCCGAAGAAGTACCCGGTGTGCCCCATGTGCAAGGAGATCTACGAATCCATGGGCTCCGGCGGCGACAAGGACAAGGGCGGCAAGGACAAGTAA
- a CDS encoding beta-N-acetylhexosaminidase has translation MDLIPAPQDATVDEEGRRYAFGPQPVLAAGPGGEGVARWLRRELGAATGWELPAAGPGARGDVRLAVDPGRAQADGPESYRLTVAADGVELTGASAAGLFWGAQTLRQLLGPAAYRRAPLAGPSGRPGWSLPYVTVADAPRFGWRGMLLDVARHFTPKDGVLRYIDLLVAHKLNVLHLHLTDDQGWRIEIARYPRLTEVGAWRARSRWGHRASPLWNETPHGGFYTRDDIREIVAYAAERHVRVVPEIDVPGHSQAAIAAYPELGNRDVVDTAALGVWDDWGVNENVLAPTEDVLRFYEGVFEEVLELFPAEVSPFVHVGGDECPRTQWRASPAAQARIGELGVDGEDGLQAWFIRHFDGWLAARGRRLVGWDEILEGGLADGAVVSSWRGYGGGIAAAEAGHDVVMCPEQRVYLDHRQADGPDEPMPIGYVRSLEDVYRFEPVPPKLSAEAAAHVLGAQANVWTEVMENQARVDYQVFPRLAAFAETVWSRLPEPESRDYEGFEARMAAHYARLDALGVDYRPPAGPLPWQRRPGVPGRPLEGTPPIV, from the coding sequence ATGGACCTGATCCCCGCACCGCAGGACGCCACCGTGGACGAGGAGGGCCGGCGCTACGCGTTCGGCCCGCAGCCGGTGCTCGCCGCAGGACCCGGCGGCGAGGGGGTCGCGCGCTGGCTGCGCCGCGAGCTCGGGGCCGCCACCGGGTGGGAGCTGCCGGCCGCGGGGCCCGGCGCGCGGGGCGACGTACGCCTGGCCGTCGACCCCGGGCGCGCGCAGGCCGACGGGCCCGAGTCCTACCGGCTGACCGTGGCCGCGGACGGGGTGGAGCTGACGGGCGCCTCCGCCGCCGGGCTGTTCTGGGGGGCGCAGACGCTGCGTCAGCTGCTCGGGCCCGCCGCGTACCGCAGGGCGCCGCTGGCCGGGCCCTCCGGGCGGCCCGGCTGGAGCCTGCCGTACGTCACCGTCGCCGACGCCCCCCGCTTCGGCTGGCGCGGGATGCTGCTGGACGTCGCCCGGCACTTCACGCCCAAGGACGGGGTGCTGCGGTACATCGACCTCCTCGTCGCCCACAAGCTGAACGTGCTCCACCTGCACCTGACGGACGACCAGGGCTGGCGGATCGAGATCGCGCGGTACCCGAGGCTCACGGAGGTGGGGGCCTGGCGCGCGCGCAGCCGCTGGGGGCACCGGGCCTCGCCGCTGTGGAACGAGACCCCGCACGGCGGTTTCTACACCCGGGACGACATCCGCGAGATCGTCGCGTACGCGGCCGAACGGCACGTGCGGGTGGTCCCCGAGATCGACGTCCCGGGGCATTCCCAGGCCGCGATCGCCGCCTACCCCGAGCTGGGCAACCGCGACGTCGTGGACACCGCCGCGCTCGGCGTGTGGGACGACTGGGGCGTCAACGAGAACGTGCTCGCCCCCACCGAGGACGTACTGCGCTTCTACGAGGGAGTGTTCGAGGAGGTCCTGGAGCTGTTCCCGGCGGAGGTCTCGCCCTTCGTGCACGTGGGCGGCGACGAGTGCCCCAGGACGCAGTGGCGCGCCTCCCCGGCGGCACAGGCGCGGATCGGGGAACTGGGGGTGGACGGCGAGGACGGGCTCCAGGCCTGGTTCATCCGGCACTTCGACGGCTGGCTCGCCGCGCGCGGGCGCCGGCTCGTCGGCTGGGACGAGATCCTGGAGGGCGGGCTGGCGGACGGCGCCGTCGTCTCCTCCTGGCGCGGCTACGGGGGCGGCATCGCCGCGGCCGAGGCCGGACACGACGTGGTGATGTGCCCCGAGCAGCGGGTGTACCTGGACCACCGTCAGGCGGACGGCCCGGACGAGCCGATGCCCATCGGGTACGTGCGCTCGCTGGAGGACGTCTACCGCTTCGAGCCGGTGCCGCCGAAGCTCTCCGCGGAGGCCGCCGCCCACGTGCTGGGAGCGCAGGCCAACGTGTGGACCGAGGTGATGGAGAACCAGGCGCGGGTCGACTACCAGGTGTTCCCGCGGCTGGCCGCCTTCGCGGAGACGGTGTGGTCCCGGCTGCCGGAACCGGAATCCAGGGACTACGAGGGCTTCGAGGCCCGGATGGCGGCGCACTACGCACGGCTCGATGCCCTCGGAGTCGACTACCGGCCACCGGCGGGACCGTTGCCGTGGCAGCGTCGGCCGGGGGTGCCGGGGCGTCCGCTGGAGGGCACGCCCCCGATCGTGTGA